Proteins encoded together in one Bosea sp. (in: a-proteobacteria) window:
- a CDS encoding branched-chain amino acid ABC transporter substrate-binding protein, translating into MQKFAIVAFAGLTALAVQAAGATEPVRLAFVDPLSGPLASSGQLGLNHYRFAADEINAKGGVLGGRKLEIVPFDSKASPQEAILILKRLADEGFHFVSQGNSSAVAAAIVDAVDKNNARDPAKTMVYLNYSAVDPALTNDKCSYWHFRFDSEVDMKTAAMTEFMARNAALKKVYLINQDYSFGRAVGEASRKMLGQKRADIEIVGDEYHPLVKIKDFAPYIAKIKASGAQAVMTGNFGADLTLLVKAAKDAGLEVDWYTYYSSLLGAVTAIGDAGVDRVYELTEWHENIDNPELSAFADAYKAQLKDDWRYMRVRTMLNMFAQALDKAGSDDPRKVAAALDNATYKSPLGDVVMQAENHQLLQPQYVTVLARGGKHDLEGTGIGRKTVAAFTAGQTELPTTCKMKRPD; encoded by the coding sequence ATGCAGAAATTCGCCATCGTCGCATTTGCTGGGCTGACGGCCCTCGCGGTCCAGGCCGCGGGCGCTACGGAGCCGGTCAGGCTCGCCTTTGTCGACCCGTTGTCGGGCCCTCTCGCGAGCTCGGGGCAGCTCGGGCTGAACCACTACCGGTTCGCCGCCGACGAGATCAACGCCAAGGGCGGCGTGCTCGGCGGTCGCAAGCTCGAGATCGTGCCGTTCGACAGCAAGGCCAGCCCGCAGGAGGCCATTCTGATTCTCAAGCGGCTCGCCGATGAGGGCTTCCATTTCGTCAGCCAGGGCAACAGCTCTGCGGTGGCCGCCGCGATCGTCGACGCCGTCGACAAGAACAACGCCCGCGATCCCGCCAAGACGATGGTCTATCTCAACTATTCCGCCGTCGATCCCGCGTTGACCAACGACAAATGTTCGTATTGGCATTTCCGCTTCGATTCCGAGGTGGATATGAAGACGGCGGCGATGACCGAGTTCATGGCGCGCAACGCCGCGCTCAAGAAGGTCTATCTGATCAACCAGGACTACTCGTTCGGCCGAGCCGTCGGCGAGGCCTCGCGCAAGATGCTGGGCCAGAAGCGCGCCGACATCGAGATCGTCGGGGACGAGTACCACCCGCTGGTCAAGATCAAAGATTTTGCGCCTTATATCGCCAAGATCAAGGCATCGGGCGCCCAGGCCGTGATGACCGGCAATTTTGGCGCTGACCTGACCCTCCTCGTCAAGGCCGCCAAGGATGCGGGCCTGGAGGTGGATTGGTACACCTATTATTCGAGCCTTCTCGGTGCCGTGACGGCGATCGGCGATGCCGGGGTCGACCGTGTCTACGAACTCACCGAGTGGCATGAGAACATCGACAATCCCGAGCTGTCGGCCTTCGCCGATGCCTACAAGGCGCAGCTCAAGGACGACTGGCGCTACATGCGCGTGCGCACCATGCTCAACATGTTCGCGCAGGCGCTCGACAAGGCCGGCAGCGATGACCCGCGCAAGGTCGCGGCGGCCCTCGACAACGCCACCTATAAGAGCCCGCTGGGCGACGTCGTGATGCAGGCCGAGAACCACCAGCTGCTGCAGCCGCAATATGTCACGGTGCTCGCGCGCGGCGGGAAGCATGATCTGGAAGGCACCGGGATCGGCCGCAAGACCGTTGCCGCCTTCACGGCCGGGCAAACGGAGCTTCCGACGACCTGCAAGATGAAGAGGCCGGACTGA
- a CDS encoding GntR family transcriptional regulator: MDAMTPKSRAADVAYERIRKDLVAGRWPSGTHLREAEVAAELGMSRTPVREAIRRLSAEAVLHFEPHLGAKVPGWTPRDLEEIFSLRLNLEGLAAELAAQNATIAQIAKLDRLAHDMAEIATQGEAQLGKLAEFNAAFHRAIIESSGNSRLERLVELVTELPLVVRTFAHYDARAMRRSVSHHFELVDAIRAKDGDWARAVMEAHLRAGREVMLKGLMQD; encoded by the coding sequence ATGGATGCAATGACGCCGAAAAGCCGGGCGGCCGATGTCGCTTATGAGCGCATCCGCAAGGATCTCGTCGCCGGGCGCTGGCCGAGCGGCACCCATTTGCGCGAGGCGGAGGTCGCCGCGGAGCTTGGCATGAGTCGAACGCCCGTGCGCGAGGCGATCCGCCGCCTCTCGGCGGAAGCGGTGCTGCATTTCGAGCCGCATCTGGGCGCGAAGGTGCCGGGGTGGACGCCGCGCGACCTCGAGGAAATCTTCTCTCTCCGCCTGAATCTCGAAGGGCTTGCTGCCGAGCTCGCGGCGCAGAATGCGACCATTGCGCAAATCGCGAAGCTTGACCGCCTTGCCCATGACATGGCGGAAATCGCGACGCAGGGTGAGGCGCAGCTCGGGAAATTGGCCGAATTCAACGCCGCGTTTCACCGCGCGATCATCGAGAGCTCCGGCAACAGCCGGCTGGAACGGCTGGTCGAACTGGTGACGGAGCTCCCCCTGGTTGTCCGGACCTTCGCCCATTACGACGCAAGGGCCATGCGCCGCAGCGTCTCGCATCATTTCGAGTTGGTCGACGCGATCCGCGCCAAGGACGGCGACTGGGCACGCGCTGTCATGGAGGCGCATCTGCGCGCTGGCCGCGAGGTCATGCTGAAGGGCCTGATGCAGGACTGA
- a CDS encoding alpha/beta hydrolase, whose amino-acid sequence MPMPSALAAAGLHVLCAASRYPKNDSGLIMEKVALDMAAWIRDARENEGYEKVVLVGWSGGGSLSLFYGAQAESPTVAQTPAGDPVDLKAAHLPRPDGIIFIAAHLSRAETLTEWLDPSVLDERNPDKRDRELDIYAEDCPYKPPFSAEFVSRFREAQRARNARITGWCLETLSELGKRGGAERERAFVVQRTMCDVRWIDAAVDPNGRRPNWCYLGDPRTVNVAPVGLARYSSLRSWLSQWSFTHSNAKGSVNAGRIKATPVLQIENMADDAVPASHNPLISENLATRDKEYVRIAGATHYYVNQPEQLRQCIDTILDWSRRHGVTA is encoded by the coding sequence ATGCCGATGCCCTCGGCGCTGGCCGCCGCCGGGCTGCATGTGCTGTGTGCCGCAAGTCGCTACCCCAAGAACGACAGCGGCCTGATCATGGAGAAGGTCGCCCTCGACATGGCCGCCTGGATCCGTGATGCGCGCGAAAACGAGGGCTATGAAAAGGTCGTGCTTGTCGGCTGGTCCGGCGGCGGCTCGCTGTCGCTGTTCTATGGCGCGCAGGCCGAGAGCCCGACCGTGGCGCAGACGCCGGCAGGCGATCCTGTCGACCTCAAGGCCGCGCATCTGCCGCGCCCCGACGGGATCATCTTCATTGCCGCGCATCTGTCCCGCGCGGAAACGCTGACCGAATGGCTCGACCCATCCGTGCTCGATGAGCGCAATCCCGACAAGCGCGATCGCGAGCTCGACATCTATGCCGAGGATTGCCCGTACAAGCCGCCCTTCTCGGCGGAATTCGTCTCCCGCTTTCGGGAGGCGCAGCGCGCGCGCAATGCCCGCATCACCGGCTGGTGCCTGGAAACGCTTAGTGAGCTCGGCAAGCGTGGCGGCGCCGAGCGCGAGCGGGCTTTCGTCGTGCAGCGCACGATGTGCGATGTGCGCTGGATCGACGCCGCGGTCGACCCCAACGGCCGCCGTCCGAACTGGTGCTATCTCGGCGATCCACGCACGGTCAACGTCGCGCCGGTCGGGCTTGCCCGATATTCTTCGCTGCGCTCATGGCTCAGCCAGTGGAGTTTTACGCACTCCAACGCCAAGGGCTCGGTCAATGCCGGCCGCATCAAGGCGACGCCGGTCCTGCAGATCGAGAACATGGCCGACGACGCCGTGCCGGCGTCCCACAACCCGCTGATCAGCGAAAACCTGGCGACGCGCGACAAGGAATATGTCCGGATCGCCGGGGCGACGCATTACTATGTCAATCAGCCCGAGCAGCTCCGGCAGTGCATCGACACCATTCTGGATTGGAGCAGGCGGCATGGCGTGACGGCCTGA
- a CDS encoding CaiB/BaiF CoA-transferase family protein → MPADTAFEQPQRSGPLSDLRVIEMGQLIAGPFCGQLLADFGAEVIKLEQPGVGDPMREWGREKPQGVSLWWPVVARNKKSVEINARTPEGQDLVRRLVAKSDILLENFRPGTMEKWGLGYEELAKINPRLVMIRVSGFGQTGPYAGKAGYGSIGEAMGGLRYVVGDPSAPPSRMGISIGDTLAATFACLGGLMALHARDRIGRGQVVDSAIYEAVLAVMESLITEYDQTAYIRERTGAILPFVAPSNVYPTRDGAFVLIAANQDSVFKRLCAAMGRAELGTDPRYDTHTARGERQAELDAVISAWTSTLGREELGALLDDAGVPRGDIFRAPEMLADAHFQARKAIIEMAHPLLGKLRMQNVAPRLSETPGTVNSVGPELGQHNQEIFERLLGLDGETLAGLRQRRVIGNSSRALA, encoded by the coding sequence ATGCCGGCCGACACCGCCTTCGAGCAACCCCAGAGGTCGGGTCCATTATCCGACCTGCGCGTGATCGAGATGGGACAGCTCATCGCAGGCCCGTTCTGCGGCCAGTTGCTGGCCGATTTCGGTGCCGAGGTGATCAAGCTCGAGCAGCCGGGCGTTGGCGATCCCATGCGCGAATGGGGGCGGGAAAAGCCGCAGGGGGTTTCGCTGTGGTGGCCGGTCGTCGCGCGCAACAAGAAATCGGTCGAGATCAATGCGCGCACGCCCGAAGGCCAGGATCTCGTGCGCCGCCTCGTCGCGAAGTCCGACATCCTGCTCGAAAACTTCCGGCCCGGCACGATGGAGAAATGGGGGCTCGGCTACGAGGAGCTGGCGAAGATCAATCCTCGGCTCGTGATGATCCGGGTCTCGGGCTTCGGCCAGACCGGCCCTTATGCCGGCAAGGCGGGCTATGGCTCGATCGGCGAGGCCATGGGCGGGTTGCGCTATGTCGTGGGCGACCCCTCGGCGCCGCCGAGCCGAATGGGGATCTCGATCGGCGATACGCTGGCTGCGACCTTCGCCTGCCTCGGCGGGCTGATGGCCCTGCATGCGCGTGACCGCATCGGCCGTGGCCAAGTCGTCGACAGCGCCATCTACGAAGCGGTGCTGGCGGTGATGGAAAGCCTGATCACGGAGTATGATCAGACTGCCTATATCCGCGAACGAACGGGCGCGATCCTGCCCTTCGTCGCTCCCTCGAATGTCTACCCGACCCGGGACGGCGCCTTCGTTCTGATCGCCGCGAACCAGGACAGCGTGTTCAAGCGGCTTTGCGCCGCGATGGGCAGGGCCGAACTCGGAACCGATCCGCGCTACGACACCCATACCGCCCGCGGCGAGCGCCAGGCCGAACTGGATGCCGTGATCTCGGCCTGGACTTCGACGCTCGGGCGCGAAGAGCTCGGTGCGTTGCTGGATGATGCCGGCGTACCCCGCGGCGACATTTTCCGGGCGCCGGAAATGCTGGCCGACGCCCATTTCCAGGCCCGCAAGGCCATCATTGAAATGGCGCACCCCCTGCTCGGCAAGCTGCGCATGCAGAATGTCGCGCCGCGCCTGTCGGAGACGCCGGGTACCGTGAATTCGGTCGGCCCCGAACTCGGGCAGCATAACCAGGAGATCTTCGAGCGGCTGCTCGGCCTCGACGGCGAAACCCTGGCCGGTCTGCGCCAACGACGCGTAATCGGCAATTCGTCACGAGCGCTGGCATGA
- a CDS encoding hydroxymethylglutaryl-CoA lyase, whose amino-acid sequence MTPAACPLPKRIEIVEVSPRDGLQNEPAAVSTQDKLALIDKLVAAGAKRIEATSFVDPRRVPQMADAEAVMSGLHQRHDGVSFSGLVLNARGAERAVAAGCHELTYVVVASETFSLRNQGRSVADTIAAWQRVAVVGKEAGRRCNVLVAAAFGCPFEGLVPREQVLAIVKAVAGMAPDEIGLADTIGAGTPGQVAEMFDGARAAVAGMVWRAHFHDTRNMGIANAHAALLSGVTVLDASAGGIGGCPFAPGATGNIASEDLVYLLDGLGIESGLKGPALARLAPWLEARLGHPTPGSLGKAGWFPAESDLMKP is encoded by the coding sequence ATGACCCCGGCGGCGTGCCCTCTCCCCAAGCGCATCGAAATCGTCGAGGTCTCGCCGCGAGACGGGTTGCAGAACGAACCCGCTGCAGTCTCGACGCAGGACAAGCTCGCCCTGATCGACAAGCTGGTCGCCGCCGGCGCCAAGCGGATCGAGGCCACCAGCTTCGTCGATCCCCGCCGGGTGCCGCAGATGGCAGATGCCGAAGCGGTCATGTCCGGGCTGCACCAACGCCATGACGGCGTCAGTTTTTCAGGGCTCGTGCTCAATGCGCGCGGCGCGGAGCGAGCAGTCGCGGCCGGCTGCCATGAGCTGACTTATGTGGTTGTCGCTAGCGAAACCTTCAGCCTGCGCAATCAGGGCCGCTCTGTTGCCGACACGATCGCGGCCTGGCAGCGCGTCGCTGTGGTCGGCAAGGAGGCCGGGCGACGCTGCAACGTGCTGGTGGCGGCGGCTTTCGGCTGTCCTTTCGAAGGGCTCGTCCCGCGCGAGCAGGTTCTGGCGATCGTGAAGGCCGTGGCCGGGATGGCTCCCGACGAGATCGGCCTGGCGGACACGATCGGTGCCGGAACGCCAGGGCAGGTCGCGGAGATGTTCGACGGCGCCCGTGCTGCGGTCGCGGGCATGGTCTGGCGCGCACATTTCCATGATACCCGCAATATGGGGATCGCAAATGCGCATGCTGCCCTGCTATCGGGCGTCACGGTGCTGGACGCCAGCGCAGGCGGGATCGGCGGCTGTCCCTTCGCGCCGGGAGCAACCGGCAACATCGCCAGCGAGGACCTTGTCTATCTGCTCGACGGGCTGGGGATCGAAAGTGGCTTGAAGGGGCCCGCCCTGGCAAGGCTCGCCCCCTGGCTCGAGGCGCGCCTGGGACACCCCACGCCGGGCTCGCTCGGCAAGGCCGGCTGGTTTCCCGCAGAGTCGGATTTGATGAAGCCCTGA
- a CDS encoding c-type cytochrome: MKKAALLAGLAAAAIVGTNGFASDLFDRIDAGRYNAVLADCAACHTRPGGKPFAGGAPLQTPFGALVPANITPDPETGIGSWSYADFRNALKTGIGKDGKRLYPAMPYPAYATMADADVADLWAYFQKVEPVSNRVVSNQLPFPFSIRAAMIGWNLLNFSPKEFQPDPAKPAEWNRGAYLVNGPAHCGTCHTPKNLTGADKSGEFLRGGNLQNWYAPNLTSDPHKGLGNWSGDDIVAYLKTGSNRFDIASGPMAEAIRHSTSLWNDADLKAVATYLKDVKGSDAAAPQPIAATEPAMTAGKAIYLDRCSACHVSTGTGEASLFPTLAKAPVVNGTDPTSLIRVVLQGSQAAGTPAKPTTPAMPSFGWNLSDADVANVLTYVRNSWGNAAPPVTAGQVKDLRVALTR, encoded by the coding sequence ATGAAGAAGGCAGCGCTCCTCGCCGGCCTCGCGGCCGCAGCCATCGTCGGGACGAACGGCTTCGCCTCCGACCTGTTCGACCGCATCGACGCCGGCCGCTACAACGCGGTCCTGGCCGATTGCGCGGCCTGCCACACCAGGCCGGGCGGCAAGCCCTTCGCCGGCGGCGCGCCGCTGCAGACGCCTTTCGGCGCGCTGGTGCCCGCCAACATCACGCCGGATCCGGAAACCGGCATCGGCAGCTGGAGCTATGCCGATTTCCGCAACGCGCTGAAGACAGGCATCGGCAAGGACGGCAAGCGGCTCTATCCGGCGATGCCCTACCCGGCCTATGCGACGATGGCGGATGCCGACGTCGCCGATCTCTGGGCCTATTTCCAGAAGGTCGAGCCGGTGTCGAACCGCGTCGTCTCGAACCAGCTTCCCTTCCCGTTCAGCATCCGCGCCGCGATGATCGGCTGGAACCTGCTCAACTTCTCGCCGAAGGAGTTCCAGCCCGATCCGGCCAAGCCGGCCGAATGGAACCGCGGCGCCTATCTCGTCAACGGTCCCGCCCATTGCGGCACCTGCCATACGCCCAAGAACCTGACCGGCGCCGACAAGAGCGGCGAGTTCCTGCGCGGCGGCAATCTGCAGAACTGGTACGCGCCGAACCTCACCAGCGACCCGCACAAGGGGCTGGGGAACTGGTCGGGCGACGACATCGTCGCCTATCTCAAGACCGGCTCGAACCGTTTCGACATCGCATCGGGGCCGATGGCGGAGGCCATCCGCCACTCGACCAGCCTGTGGAACGACGCCGATCTCAAGGCGGTCGCGACCTATCTCAAGGACGTCAAGGGCAGCGACGCGGCGGCGCCCCAGCCGATCGCGGCGACGGAGCCGGCGATGACCGCCGGCAAGGCGATCTATCTCGACCGCTGCTCGGCCTGCCACGTCTCCACCGGCACGGGCGAGGCTTCGCTGTTCCCGACGCTGGCCAAGGCGCCGGTGGTCAACGGCACCGACCCGACCTCGCTGATCCGCGTCGTGCTGCAGGGCAGCCAGGCGGCCGGCACCCCCGCCAAGCCGACGACGCCCGCCATGCCTTCCTTCGGCTGGAACCTGAGCGACGCCGACGTCGCCAACGTCCTGACCTATGTCCGCAACAGCTGGGGCAACGCCGCCCCGCCGGTCACGGCCGGGCAGGTGAAGGACCTGCGGGTGGCGCTGACGCGGTAG
- a CDS encoding GMC family oxidoreductase yields MARKLPRKDVVIVGLGWTGSILAHELTDAGLDVVAIERGPWRDTATDFNVAYAPDELRYAVRKDLFLQPAQEAMTMRNSTAQTALPMRDYGSFLPGTGVGGAGTHWNGHTWRFFPSDFALKTHLTGRYGEERLSGLQIQDWGVSYDELESAFDRFEYLCGISGKAGNLNGTIQQGGNPFEGPRKREYPLPPMQMTYAPTLFAEAARSRGLHPFPTPSANLSGAYVNPLGIAMGQCTACGFCERFGCANYSKASAHTTILPVLMRKSNFEARTECEVLKIKLAADGKTASGVTYTDVNGATFEQPADLVLLNAYSLFNVRLMLLSGIGKPYDPSSGEGVVGRNYCYQTNASAQVFFEGRSMNPFIAAGALGQTVDDYNGDSFDHGALNFVGGAGINCIPTNGRPIQYRPVPPGTPRWGSAWKKATKQYYNNTLAFSSQGSSYATRGNYLDLDPTYKDRFGRPLLRVTFDFPDNDIRMSNWVSDRMKEIADAFGGKQVVVGRQQKGWSSVPYQSTHNTGGAIMGTDPKTSAVNRHLQSWDVPNVFVVGACAFPQNAGKNPTGPVGALAYWAADSIRNHYLKNPGKLVEA; encoded by the coding sequence ATGGCCCGGAAACTCCCCCGCAAGGATGTCGTCATCGTCGGGCTCGGCTGGACCGGCTCGATCCTGGCGCATGAACTCACCGATGCCGGCCTCGACGTCGTCGCGATCGAGCGCGGCCCATGGCGCGACACGGCGACCGATTTCAACGTCGCCTATGCGCCCGATGAGTTGCGCTACGCCGTGCGCAAGGACCTGTTCCTGCAGCCGGCGCAGGAAGCGATGACGATGCGCAACAGCACCGCGCAGACGGCACTGCCGATGCGCGATTACGGATCCTTCCTGCCCGGCACAGGCGTCGGCGGCGCCGGCACGCATTGGAACGGTCATACCTGGCGCTTCTTCCCGAGCGATTTCGCACTGAAGACCCACCTGACCGGGCGCTACGGCGAGGAACGGCTTTCCGGGCTCCAGATCCAGGACTGGGGCGTTAGCTACGACGAGCTGGAGAGCGCCTTCGACCGCTTCGAATATCTCTGCGGCATTTCCGGCAAGGCCGGGAACCTGAACGGCACGATCCAGCAGGGCGGCAACCCTTTCGAGGGGCCGCGCAAGCGCGAATACCCGCTGCCGCCGATGCAAATGACCTATGCACCCACCCTCTTCGCGGAAGCGGCGCGCTCCAGGGGCCTGCACCCCTTTCCGACACCCTCGGCCAATCTCTCCGGCGCCTATGTCAATCCGCTGGGCATCGCCATGGGCCAATGCACCGCCTGCGGCTTTTGCGAGCGCTTCGGCTGCGCCAACTACTCGAAGGCGAGCGCGCATACGACCATTCTGCCGGTGCTGATGCGCAAGTCGAATTTCGAGGCGCGCACCGAATGCGAAGTGCTCAAGATCAAACTCGCGGCCGACGGAAAAACAGCTTCCGGCGTCACCTATACCGACGTCAACGGCGCGACCTTCGAACAGCCGGCCGATCTCGTTCTGCTCAATGCCTACAGCCTGTTCAACGTCCGCCTGATGCTGCTCTCCGGCATCGGCAAGCCCTATGATCCTTCCAGTGGCGAAGGCGTGGTCGGGCGCAACTATTGTTACCAGACCAATGCCTCGGCGCAGGTCTTCTTCGAGGGCAGGTCCATGAACCCGTTCATCGCGGCCGGCGCGCTGGGCCAGACGGTGGACGACTATAATGGCGATTCCTTCGACCATGGCGCACTGAACTTCGTCGGCGGCGCCGGCATCAACTGCATCCCGACCAATGGCCGCCCGATTCAGTACCGCCCGGTGCCGCCCGGCACGCCGCGCTGGGGCTCTGCCTGGAAGAAGGCGACGAAACAGTACTACAACAACACGCTGGCCTTCTCGTCGCAGGGCTCCTCCTATGCGACGCGCGGCAACTATCTCGACCTCGACCCGACCTACAAGGATCGCTTCGGCCGGCCGCTGCTGCGCGTCACCTTCGATTTCCCCGACAACGACATCCGCATGTCGAACTGGGTCAGCGATCGCATGAAGGAGATCGCCGACGCGTTCGGCGGCAAGCAAGTCGTGGTCGGCAGGCAGCAGAAGGGCTGGAGCTCCGTGCCCTACCAGAGCACGCACAACACCGGCGGCGCGATCATGGGCACAGACCCGAAGACCAGCGCCGTCAACCGCCATCTCCAGAGCTGGGACGTGCCGAACGTCTTCGTCGTCGGCGCCTGCGCCTTCCCGCAGAATGCCGGCAAGAACCCGACCGGCCCGGTCGGCGCCCTCGCCTACTGGGCGGCGGATTCGATCCGGAACCACTACCTGAAGAACCCCGGCAAGCTGGTGGAAGCATGA
- a CDS encoding gluconate 2-dehydrogenase subunit 3 family protein, whose translation MPPATSFTRRRFLSSTGLLVLIASVPGARAAEHSGTLPWKPFAALPPDPLPGGRWYVLTPDEARTVEAIVDRLIPADELSIGGREAGCASFIDRQLAGSYGSSERLYMQGPFTAGLPTQGYQGAETPTGRYRDGLAALNKHTRATLGGKAFFELAAAEQDQVLKDFEAGKVDYKPAAGFFNLVLQNTMEGFFADPIYGGNKDMAGWKFIGFPGARYDYRDYITAHNKPFPLPPLSIAGRPEWKTGDK comes from the coding sequence ATGCCGCCCGCCACCTCCTTCACCCGTCGCCGCTTTCTATCCTCCACCGGCTTGTTGGTCCTGATCGCATCGGTGCCCGGCGCCCGAGCCGCCGAGCATTCCGGCACCTTGCCCTGGAAGCCCTTCGCAGCCCTGCCGCCCGATCCTCTGCCCGGCGGGCGCTGGTATGTCCTGACGCCGGACGAGGCCCGCACCGTCGAGGCGATCGTCGATCGCCTGATCCCGGCCGACGAGCTCAGCATCGGCGGCAGGGAAGCGGGCTGTGCCAGCTTCATCGACCGCCAGCTCGCCGGCAGCTACGGCTCGTCGGAGCGGCTTTACATGCAAGGCCCCTTCACCGCCGGGCTGCCGACGCAGGGCTACCAGGGCGCCGAGACGCCGACCGGGCGCTATCGCGACGGGCTCGCGGCGCTGAACAAGCACACGCGCGCCACCCTCGGCGGCAAGGCCTTTTTCGAGCTCGCCGCCGCCGAGCAGGACCAGGTGCTCAAGGATTTCGAGGCCGGCAAGGTCGACTACAAGCCCGCCGCGGGCTTCTTCAACCTCGTGCTGCAGAACACGATGGAAGGCTTCTTCGCCGACCCGATCTACGGGGGCAACAAGGACATGGCCGGCTGGAAGTTCATCGGCTTCCCCGGCGCGCGCTACGACTACCGCGACTACATCACGGCCCATAACAAGCCCTTCCCCCTGCCGCCCCTGTCGATCGCCGGGCGGCCGGAGTGGAAGACGGGCGACAAGTAA
- a CDS encoding OmpA family protein, translated as MNRSILCVLVLAMFGFMTSMVAGQSVADGSLPPPPEDLFAFSAGARFVQKPADADYADMAYTPYALIDETPSSETRAEGGKPATYVLELPEKTELSLIAFDSAGMGIPEKSVRRLTVEISDTAPDRDFRPVLEVELAMDRNDQRFELVKKPVGRWVRLTFLSNHGAENYGMTGFRGYGRRLTETAGIENVSGTYEGASGWGRVRLKQEGTRVVGCFEYRSGLIAAGVEGRLLKGEMIEHEDDGSVSRRSLALFAFAPGNKSLFALSRSTESNPDYGYDAFWSATKQSNDIGDCPAIKGWRTAAARSQLEETLQSSGRARLDGINFEFNSATIQPASFGLLDQVADMLHSRKDWRIRLEGHTDSIGSASFNKDLSMRRAVAVRSYLAAKGVDSQRLGANGFGSGNPVASNETQGGRAQNRRVEIVRE; from the coding sequence ATGAATCGCTCCATTCTCTGCGTTCTTGTCCTGGCGATGTTCGGATTCATGACGTCGATGGTCGCTGGCCAATCCGTGGCAGACGGCAGCCTTCCTCCACCGCCTGAGGATCTCTTTGCCTTCTCGGCCGGCGCCAGGTTCGTTCAAAAGCCCGCGGATGCCGATTATGCCGACATGGCCTACACGCCATATGCTCTGATCGATGAGACGCCATCCAGCGAGACGAGAGCGGAGGGAGGCAAGCCCGCGACCTATGTTCTCGAGCTGCCCGAGAAGACCGAGTTGTCGTTGATCGCTTTCGACAGCGCCGGCATGGGCATTCCCGAGAAATCGGTCAGGCGCCTGACCGTCGAGATTTCGGATACTGCACCGGACCGCGATTTCAGGCCTGTCCTGGAGGTCGAACTGGCGATGGACAGGAACGATCAGAGATTCGAGCTTGTGAAGAAGCCGGTCGGCCGCTGGGTCAGGCTGACGTTTCTGAGTAACCACGGGGCCGAGAATTACGGCATGACCGGATTCCGCGGCTATGGCCGCCGGCTGACGGAGACGGCCGGGATCGAGAACGTCAGCGGAACCTACGAAGGGGCGAGCGGCTGGGGGCGGGTCAGGCTCAAGCAGGAGGGCACACGCGTCGTCGGTTGCTTCGAGTACCGTTCCGGGCTGATCGCAGCCGGTGTGGAAGGCCGCCTGCTCAAGGGTGAAATGATCGAGCACGAAGATGACGGCAGCGTCTCGAGACGCTCATTGGCACTCTTCGCATTCGCACCCGGCAACAAATCGCTTTTCGCCCTCAGTCGCTCGACCGAGTCCAACCCCGACTATGGCTACGACGCATTCTGGAGCGCGACCAAACAGTCGAACGACATCGGCGACTGTCCGGCCATCAAAGGCTGGCGAACAGCGGCCGCGCGCTCGCAGCTCGAAGAGACGCTCCAGTCGTCAGGCCGGGCGAGGCTCGACGGCATCAATTTCGAGTTCAACTCGGCGACGATCCAGCCGGCTTCGTTTGGGCTGCTGGATCAGGTCGCAGATATGCTGCACAGCCGGAAGGATTGGCGGATTCGGCTCGAGGGTCACACCGACAGCATCGGCTCGGCAAGCTTCAACAAGGATCTCTCGATGCGTCGTGCGGTTGCTGTGCGATCGTATCTGGCCGCCAAGGGAGTGGATTCACAGCGGTTGGGCGCGAACGGCTTCGGATCTGGAAACCCGGTCGCCTCCAACGAGACGCAAGGCGGACGCGCGCAAAACAGGCGGGTGGAAATCGTAAGGGAGTAG
- a CDS encoding DUF465 domain-containing protein has translation MSNTPHTLRDEFPDQIDAIHALKAKSQDFAGVLEQYDEVNDQIHRAETRIAPVSEEAEAAMRKRRLALKDQIAAALSAV, from the coding sequence TTGTCGAATACTCCGCATACGCTCCGCGACGAATTCCCGGACCAGATCGATGCGATCCATGCTCTGAAGGCGAAGAGCCAAGACTTCGCGGGCGTTCTCGAACAGTATGACGAGGTGAATGATCAGATTCACCGTGCCGAGACCCGTATCGCCCCCGTGAGCGAGGAGGCCGAGGCTGCGATGCGCAAGCGCCGTCTGGCGCTCAAGGATCAGATTGCCGCAGCGTTGAGCGCGGTCTGA